Proteins encoded together in one uncultured Methanobrevibacter sp. window:
- the glyA gene encoding serine hydroxymethyltransferase: MANYHDEILNFEKIAKEHTEYMRNSINLIASENVTSVEVTEALATDFAHRYAEGQAFERFYEGCQYVDLVEDKTKKLSCKVYDCDYANVQPVSGVTANLAAFFGFAKPGEKVMALEVPSGGHISHADVSAAGIRGLKTVFHPLDKNVMNIDIDAMNKKILEEKPKIVLFGGSLFLFPHPIKEAREAADEVGATIMYDGAHVLGLIAGGQFQQPLKEGADLMMGSTHKTFPGPQGGIILSHKENEEIIDNAVFPGVVSNHHLHHLLGLGIATAEMLEFGEAYAKQTIKNAQALGQAMYELGFDVLCEDLGFTQSHQIAVDLSSIRSASDIAKELADNNVILNKNLLPGDNRDNSDDPSGIRIGTQEITRRGLKEKEMEEVAQFIKRVAVDKEDIADEVAEFMNQYTTLDYAFSDRDAYQYHKL, encoded by the coding sequence ATGGCTAATTATCATGACGAAATTTTAAACTTTGAAAAAATTGCAAAAGAACATACTGAATACATGAGAAATAGTATAAACCTTATTGCTTCTGAAAACGTTACCAGTGTAGAGGTAACTGAAGCTCTGGCTACTGATTTTGCTCACAGATACGCTGAAGGTCAGGCTTTTGAAAGATTCTACGAAGGATGCCAATACGTAGACTTGGTTGAAGATAAAACCAAAAAACTTTCATGTAAAGTCTATGACTGTGACTATGCCAATGTTCAGCCTGTTTCCGGTGTAACTGCAAACCTTGCAGCATTTTTCGGATTTGCAAAACCTGGTGAAAAAGTAATGGCTCTTGAAGTACCTTCAGGAGGTCACATCTCCCACGCTGATGTTAGTGCAGCAGGTATCAGAGGCCTTAAAACAGTATTCCACCCACTTGACAAAAACGTAATGAACATTGACATAGATGCGATGAACAAAAAGATTTTAGAGGAAAAACCAAAAATAGTACTCTTCGGTGGAAGTTTATTCTTATTCCCTCACCCAATTAAAGAAGCTCGTGAAGCAGCTGATGAAGTTGGCGCAACCATAATGTATGACGGGGCACATGTTTTAGGTTTAATTGCAGGAGGACAGTTCCAGCAACCTCTAAAAGAAGGAGCAGACCTCATGATGGGAAGTACCCACAAAACATTCCCAGGTCCTCAGGGAGGAATTATTCTCTCACACAAGGAAAACGAAGAAATCATTGACAACGCAGTGTTCCCTGGTGTTGTAAGTAATCACCACCTCCACCACTTGCTCGGTTTAGGTATTGCAACAGCTGAAATGCTGGAGTTCGGTGAAGCATACGCAAAACAGACCATCAAAAACGCTCAGGCATTAGGTCAGGCAATGTATGAATTAGGCTTTGACGTGTTATGTGAAGATTTAGGATTCACCCAGTCCCACCAGATTGCAGTTGACTTAAGCTCAATCAGGTCAGCATCAGACATTGCAAAAGAACTCGCTGACAATAACGTAATCCTGAACAAAAACCTGCTTCCTGGAGATAACAGAGACAACTCCGATGATCCGTCAGGTATCAGAATAGGTACTCAGGAAATTACAAGACGTGGATTAAAAGAAAAAGAAATGGAAGAAGTTGCTCAGTTCATCAAACGTGTTGCAGTTGACAAAGAAGACATTGCTGATGAAGTTGCTGAATTCATGAATCAGTACACAACCTTAGATTACGCATTCTCTGACAGAGATGCTTATCAATATCACAAATTATAG
- a CDS encoding dihydromethanopterin reductase (acceptor) yields MRIAFAFTGAGHLLRQSVHVARELAKDHEVTVFLSGAAEEVLKMYGLYESVERITGGKYRELATDSNQKFSYPITGRLSLGKYDLLIVSPATANTVSKIVYGIADTLVTNAVAQAGKGAVPVYMVPVDIHPGPIDTVLPSKIELSKCEGCDDCVAALACEQGAIIPHSEIDLTKCIGCGLCRNTCPNDAISEGKIITIYMREIDIENTRKLSDIDNIQIFENPEDILDKI; encoded by the coding sequence ATGAGAATCGCATTTGCATTTACCGGAGCAGGTCATTTACTTAGGCAGTCAGTCCATGTTGCCCGTGAACTTGCTAAAGATCATGAAGTAACTGTATTTCTGTCAGGTGCAGCAGAAGAAGTCCTTAAGATGTATGGGCTTTACGAAAGCGTTGAAAGGATTACTGGTGGAAAATACCGTGAACTGGCTACTGATTCAAACCAAAAGTTCTCATATCCAATTACAGGCCGTTTATCCCTAGGTAAATATGACTTGCTGATAGTATCACCTGCTACTGCAAACACAGTTTCCAAAATAGTCTATGGTATAGCCGATACCTTGGTAACCAATGCTGTTGCACAGGCCGGAAAAGGCGCTGTTCCGGTTTATATGGTGCCTGTTGATATTCATCCCGGACCAATAGATACTGTGCTTCCTTCAAAAATAGAACTTTCAAAATGTGAAGGTTGCGATGACTGTGTTGCTGCTCTTGCATGTGAACAGGGTGCAATCATTCCTCATTCCGAAATTGACCTTACAAAATGTATCGGATGCGGACTTTGCAGAAACACATGTCCTAATGATGCAATTTCAGAAGGAAAAATCATAACAATCTATATGCGGGAGATTGACATTGAAAATACCCGCAAACTCTCAGATATTGACAATATTCAGATATTTGAAAATCCGGAAGATATTTTAGACAAAATCTAA
- a CDS encoding DUF192 domain-containing protein produces MIINKTTGEYFNINIEVADTFFKRFKGLMGKSEIASAMLFTGLADSSIHTLFMRFDIDVYFLDDEKRVFDKATLKPWRFYKPSKKAEFILESEKNRLKIEIGDKLDFV; encoded by the coding sequence ATGATTATAAATAAAACGACTGGTGAATACTTTAACATCAATATTGAAGTTGCAGATACTTTTTTTAAGCGTTTTAAAGGATTGATGGGAAAAAGTGAAATTGCATCTGCAATGCTTTTCACAGGACTTGCTGACTCATCTATCCATACTCTTTTTATGAGATTTGACATTGATGTTTATTTTCTGGATGATGAAAAAAGGGTTTTCGACAAGGCCACGTTAAAGCCATGGAGATTCTATAAACCTTCAAAAAAAGCGGAATTTATTTTGGAAAGTGAAAAAAACAGGTTAAAAATAGAAATTGGAGATAAATTAGATTTTGTCTAA
- a CDS encoding DsbA family protein: protein MNIIYLIDFNCPYSYIGLKRLQKAVENLDLDTEWEIRSFELESLTGKASISARERYAQKYDITESEALERLEEIEDIALEDGLKINFKDMIFRSSKDAHRLSKFAQAFHPEVTLDLVEKIFYANFCENKNIADNKLLEELALSCGIAESEIKRILDNNYYNIEAELDKEEALSHHITATPCFILTKKEEKLIIPGVFSTEEFETALKDFDEGNIKSKTYGFGSIPQ, encoded by the coding sequence ATGAATATTATTTATTTAATCGACTTTAACTGTCCATACTCATATATCGGACTTAAAAGACTCCAAAAAGCCGTTGAAAATTTGGATTTGGACACAGAATGGGAAATCAGATCATTTGAACTTGAATCACTGACCGGAAAGGCCAGCATTAGTGCACGTGAAAGATACGCCCAAAAGTATGACATCACAGAAAGCGAAGCATTAGAAAGACTTGAAGAGATTGAAGATATTGCTCTTGAAGACGGCTTAAAAATCAATTTTAAGGATATGATTTTCAGAAGCTCAAAGGATGCTCACAGACTCTCCAAGTTCGCACAGGCATTTCATCCGGAAGTTACACTTGATCTTGTTGAAAAGATTTTTTATGCTAACTTCTGCGAGAACAAAAATATTGCAGACAATAAACTTCTCGAAGAGCTTGCACTTTCCTGCGGAATAGCTGAAAGTGAAATTAAAAGAATTCTTGACAACAACTACTACAATATCGAAGCGGAACTTGACAAGGAAGAGGCTTTAAGCCACCACATTACTGCAACACCATGTTTTATATTAACAAAAAAAGAGGAAAAGCTGATTATACCTGGAGTATTTTCAACCGAGGAGTTTGAAACAGCTCTTAAGGATTTTGATGAAGGAAACATCAAATCAAAAACATATGGGTTTGGAAGCATACCTCAATAA
- the ileS gene encoding isoleucine--tRNA ligase yields the protein MPIKEAEKSYNHEKIEKKVQKFWKEEETFKKVNELREKGPRYSFLDGPPYCSGKIHLGTAWNKVIKDSYLRYKSMNGFSLRRQAGWDMHGLPIENKVEHLMGIQSKQEIEEEIGIDKFVDKCKEFAIENKIAMEHEFDQLGVWMDWDDPYMTLDPKYMESSWWTLKRAHEQDLLVNDQRVISWCPHCGTALAAAEIEYEEKVDPSIFIKFPVAGEDNTYFLVWTTTPWTLPANLAICVNPEFDYVYVSKDGETYIIAENLMEDVLGKRIKIHRTKIPAESEDEEDKIIEEEEIRYEIIKSVKGSDLVGMAYDYILADEIPKQMEFDSEIEKVHTILPGDHVELGEGTGLVHTAPGHGPDDFEVGQANGLPIFCPVGEDGCFTDDAGKYTGKFTKEENQQIIEDLQAKNLMYHVDTIEHRYGVCWRCKTPIIYRATKQWFLKVTDIKQKMLDEIEKVEWIPKWAGEGRFHDWVDNARDWTISRQRYWGIPIPIWECPDCGELKVIGSLAELKEESLNEINVSDSELIHRPYVDEVEVKCDKCGSSIKRIPDVLDVWIDSGVAGWASLYYPEEKEKFEDWFPYDFITEGHDQTRGWFYSQLGTGVISMGRSPYQKVLMHGFVLDDKGNKMSKSLGNVVAPEEVIEKYGADVLRFYLLWASKPWDDLKFVWDELLNINKMMNILWNVYVFSTTYMSLDSFDPTKITEDDMILRSEDKWIVSRANSLIKDVAEDLDNLFFHKATRKIHDFILEDLSRWYVRLIRGRTWVESDDPDKLGAYYSLYTAIVKLITVLCPIAPHVCEEIYENLVKGINPEAPESIHMLDWEYDSDKIDEKLEAKMDVVRQVIDASIRARDMAQYKLRWPVSDITVVSDDEEVLKAIDELSDIIKDQSNTKEVLSASEFDKLSYNAKPNLKILGPKLKGDMGKVVKGLKTADGNEIKAELEANGTVTIEGIELNSEEVLFDSELPDDFVSSEFDGGNVFVNTNITLEIRQEAMARELIRRVQDMRKDLDLDVEANIDVNVETSAQFKDLIVPQSEFISHEIRAKNLIIFDGEECSKDSEYYTKEWDIEGEKVIISIK from the coding sequence ATGCCAATAAAAGAGGCAGAAAAGTCATACAACCATGAAAAGATAGAAAAGAAAGTTCAAAAATTCTGGAAAGAAGAGGAAACTTTCAAAAAAGTAAATGAACTTAGAGAAAAAGGCCCTAGATATTCATTTTTAGACGGACCACCATACTGCAGCGGTAAAATCCACCTTGGAACCGCATGGAACAAGGTCATTAAGGATTCATACCTTAGATACAAATCCATGAACGGATTCAGCTTAAGAAGACAGGCAGGATGGGATATGCACGGTCTTCCAATCGAAAACAAGGTTGAACACCTTATGGGAATTCAGTCCAAACAGGAAATCGAAGAAGAAATCGGTATCGACAAATTCGTTGACAAATGTAAAGAATTTGCAATCGAAAATAAAATTGCAATGGAACATGAATTCGACCAGCTCGGTGTATGGATGGACTGGGACGACCCGTACATGACACTTGATCCGAAATATATGGAATCATCCTGGTGGACACTTAAAAGGGCACATGAACAGGATTTGCTTGTAAATGACCAGAGAGTAATCAGCTGGTGTCCTCACTGCGGAACCGCACTTGCAGCGGCTGAAATAGAATATGAAGAAAAAGTCGACCCTTCCATATTCATCAAATTCCCTGTTGCAGGTGAAGACAATACATATTTCCTTGTATGGACAACAACTCCGTGGACACTTCCTGCAAACCTTGCAATATGTGTAAATCCTGAATTTGACTACGTTTATGTCTCAAAAGACGGCGAAACCTACATCATAGCCGAAAACCTGATGGAAGACGTTTTAGGAAAACGCATAAAAATCCACAGAACCAAAATTCCTGCCGAATCCGAGGATGAAGAAGACAAAATCATCGAAGAGGAAGAAATCAGATACGAAATCATAAAAAGCGTAAAAGGCAGCGATTTAGTCGGCATGGCTTACGATTATATTTTAGCTGATGAAATTCCAAAACAGATGGAATTCGACTCAGAAATTGAAAAAGTACATACAATTTTACCTGGAGACCATGTAGAGCTCGGCGAAGGTACAGGACTTGTACACACAGCACCAGGTCACGGTCCTGACGACTTTGAAGTAGGTCAGGCAAACGGCCTTCCAATATTCTGTCCTGTCGGTGAAGACGGATGCTTTACAGATGATGCCGGCAAATACACAGGTAAATTTACAAAAGAGGAAAACCAGCAAATCATTGAAGATCTTCAGGCTAAAAACTTAATGTATCATGTTGATACCATTGAGCACAGATACGGAGTATGCTGGAGATGTAAAACTCCTATCATTTACCGTGCAACCAAACAGTGGTTTTTAAAAGTAACTGACATCAAACAGAAAATGCTTGATGAGATTGAAAAAGTTGAATGGATTCCTAAATGGGCTGGTGAAGGCAGATTCCATGACTGGGTAGACAATGCACGTGACTGGACCATTTCAAGACAAAGATACTGGGGAATTCCAATTCCTATATGGGAATGTCCTGACTGCGGAGAGCTTAAGGTAATAGGTTCCCTTGCAGAGCTTAAAGAAGAATCCTTGAATGAAATAAATGTTTCAGATTCAGAACTTATCCACAGGCCATATGTTGATGAAGTGGAAGTAAAATGTGACAAATGCGGAAGTTCAATCAAAAGAATTCCTGATGTTCTTGACGTATGGATTGACTCAGGTGTAGCAGGATGGGCTTCACTGTACTATCCGGAAGAAAAAGAAAAATTCGAAGACTGGTTCCCTTATGATTTCATCACAGAAGGTCACGACCAGACAAGAGGATGGTTCTACTCACAACTGGGTACAGGTGTTATTTCAATGGGCAGGAGCCCATATCAGAAAGTTCTCATGCACGGATTTGTTCTAGACGACAAAGGAAACAAAATGTCCAAATCATTAGGTAATGTAGTAGCTCCCGAAGAAGTAATTGAAAAATATGGTGCGGACGTTTTAAGATTCTACCTTTTATGGGCTTCAAAACCGTGGGATGATTTAAAATTCGTCTGGGATGAACTTCTAAACATCAACAAGATGATGAACATCCTCTGGAACGTATACGTATTTTCAACAACCTACATGTCCCTTGACAGTTTCGACCCTACTAAAATCACTGAAGATGACATGATTTTAAGATCTGAAGACAAATGGATTGTCTCAAGAGCAAACTCCTTAATCAAGGATGTGGCTGAAGACCTCGATAACCTCTTCTTCCACAAGGCAACAAGAAAAATCCACGACTTCATACTTGAAGACTTAAGCCGCTGGTATGTAAGACTTATTCGTGGAAGAACATGGGTTGAAAGCGATGATCCGGACAAATTAGGTGCATATTACAGCCTATACACAGCAATTGTTAAATTAATAACAGTATTATGTCCTATAGCTCCTCATGTATGTGAAGAAATCTATGAAAACCTTGTAAAAGGAATCAATCCGGAGGCACCGGAAAGTATTCACATGCTTGACTGGGAATATGACAGCGATAAGATTGATGAAAAGCTTGAAGCTAAAATGGACGTTGTTCGTCAAGTTATCGACGCATCAATAAGAGCACGTGACATGGCACAGTACAAGCTCAGATGGCCGGTTTCAGATATTACAGTTGTATCTGACGATGAAGAAGTACTTAAAGCTATTGATGAGCTGTCCGATATTATCAAAGACCAGTCAAATACCAAGGAAGTCTTATCAGCAAGTGAATTCGACAAGCTGTCATATAATGCAAAACCTAATCTCAAAATTTTAGGTCCAAAACTCAAAGGAGATATGGGTAAAGTTGTAAAAGGCCTTAAAACTGCTGATGGAAATGAAATTAAAGCAGAACTTGAAGCAAACGGTACTGTAACAATTGAAGGAATAGAACTGAACTCAGAAGAAGTACTATTTGATTCAGAACTTCCTGACGACTTCGTATCATCTGAGTTTGACGGCGGAAACGTATTCGTAAATACAAACATCACTCTCGAAATCAGACAGGAAGCAATGGCTCGTGAATTAATCAGAAGGGTTCAGGACATGAGAAAAGACTTGGATTTAGATGTGGAAGCTAACATTGACGTAAATGTAGAGACATCAGCACAGTTCAAGGATCTGATTGTTCCTCAGTCTGAATTCATTTCACATGAAATCAGAGCTAAGAACTTAATAATCTTTGACGGTGAAGAATGCAGTAAAGATTCTGAATATTATACTAAAGAATGGGATATTGAAGGAGAAAAAGTAATTATTTCAATTAAATAG
- the purL gene encoding phosphoribosylformylglycinamidine synthase subunit PurL: MTLADSEIEYIEGILGREMNELEEGMLDVMFSEHCSYKSSRPFLRAFPTEGENIILGPGDDAGLVSVTDKYALAVGMESHNHPSAIEPYGGAGTGIGGILRDIISMGAMPIALLDSLRFGPLEEDEKSRYLFEHVVKGISDYGNRVGVPTVAGEIEFDESFRTNPLVNVMCVGLVEKDKIVRAQAPNIGDVFLLMGGTTGRDGIHGVTFASEELTSDSETEDRPAVQVADPFTKKRVLEASLEILEKINVSGVKDLGGGGLTCCISELVDASENGALVDLRAIPLRETGMTPYEIMLSESQERMVFVINPDDVELAQKICDKHEIVSSVIGEVIEGNSMIISDEGEELANLPTILLADPPSIDRPIKEIPEDTQKVELKEPPIKDSVPKLLSSPNIASKEWVYKQYDHEVQVRTVVKPGDDAAVLRIDDETAIALTTDSNTIHTKLSPFDGAGGCVAEAIRNVISMGATPYAVVDCLNFGNPETPEILWQFKTAIEGMSLVAENFNAPVISGNVSFYNETEGIKINPTPAVGVIGVENIKNIRTMDFKNEGDKIILIGKTYDELTGSEYHRTVHGLEIGTAPRIRIDEEVANGQTVLRLIDEDADKDITAVHDVSAGGLAVALSEMVIKSGLGCEVELKDDDLDKIQLLFSESHARYLLTVKADAADDILSKIDVEAKVIGEVKGTSLNVNGHEFSYEDLNDAYHGVIEKYMA, translated from the coding sequence ATGACTTTAGCTGATTCTGAAATTGAATATATTGAAGGAATCCTCGGAAGGGAAATGAACGAACTTGAAGAAGGAATGCTTGACGTAATGTTTTCCGAGCACTGTTCCTACAAAAGCAGCAGACCTTTCTTAAGAGCTTTTCCTACTGAAGGTGAAAACATTATTTTAGGTCCTGGTGACGATGCAGGACTTGTATCCGTAACAGACAAATACGCTTTGGCGGTAGGTATGGAATCCCACAACCACCCATCAGCAATTGAGCCTTACGGAGGAGCAGGTACCGGTATCGGCGGAATTTTAAGAGACATCATTTCAATGGGTGCAATGCCTATTGCACTTCTCGATTCACTCAGGTTCGGACCTCTTGAAGAAGATGAAAAATCAAGATACTTATTTGAACATGTAGTTAAAGGAATTTCCGATTACGGAAACCGTGTAGGAGTTCCTACCGTTGCAGGTGAAATAGAATTTGACGAATCATTCAGAACTAATCCTCTTGTAAATGTAATGTGTGTCGGTCTTGTAGAAAAGGACAAAATCGTAAGGGCACAGGCACCAAACATAGGCGATGTATTCCTTTTAATGGGAGGTACAACCGGCCGTGACGGAATTCATGGAGTAACATTTGCATCAGAAGAGCTTACGTCAGATTCTGAAACTGAAGATAGGCCTGCTGTACAGGTAGCAGATCCTTTCACCAAAAAAAGAGTTCTTGAAGCATCTTTAGAAATTCTTGAAAAAATCAATGTCAGCGGTGTTAAGGACTTAGGTGGAGGGGGTCTTACATGCTGTATTTCAGAACTTGTAGATGCTTCTGAAAACGGAGCATTAGTGGATTTAAGAGCAATTCCTCTAAGAGAAACCGGAATGACTCCATATGAAATCATGCTTTCAGAATCACAGGAAAGAATGGTATTTGTCATAAACCCTGATGATGTTGAACTTGCTCAGAAAATCTGTGACAAACACGAAATCGTATCCTCCGTAATCGGTGAAGTAATCGAAGGAAACAGCATGATTATTTCAGATGAAGGTGAAGAACTTGCAAACCTTCCAACAATTCTTTTAGCAGACCCACCTTCAATTGACAGGCCAATTAAAGAAATTCCTGAAGATACTCAAAAAGTGGAATTGAAAGAACCTCCAATAAAGGACTCTGTGCCAAAATTATTGTCAAGCCCAAACATAGCTTCAAAAGAATGGGTTTACAAACAGTATGATCATGAAGTTCAGGTAAGAACAGTTGTAAAACCTGGTGACGATGCAGCGGTTTTAAGAATTGATGATGAAACAGCTATTGCACTTACAACAGATTCAAACACAATCCACACAAAATTATCACCGTTTGACGGTGCCGGTGGATGTGTTGCAGAAGCAATAAGAAACGTCATCTCAATGGGAGCAACCCCTTATGCTGTTGTAGACTGTTTAAACTTCGGAAATCCTGAAACTCCTGAAATATTATGGCAATTCAAGACAGCTATTGAAGGAATGTCATTAGTAGCAGAAAACTTCAACGCACCTGTAATCAGCGGTAATGTAAGTTTCTACAATGAAACTGAAGGAATCAAAATCAATCCTACACCTGCAGTCGGTGTAATCGGTGTGGAAAACATCAAAAACATCAGAACCATGGACTTCAAGAATGAAGGAGATAAAATCATTTTAATAGGTAAGACTTATGATGAGTTAACCGGTTCTGAATATCACAGAACTGTTCATGGTTTAGAAATTGGAACTGCGCCAAGAATAAGAATAGATGAGGAAGTTGCAAACGGACAAACTGTTTTAAGATTAATTGATGAGGATGCAGACAAAGACATCACTGCAGTTCACGACGTATCTGCAGGAGGTCTTGCAGTAGCATTATCTGAAATGGTTATCAAATCAGGTCTTGGATGTGAAGTAGAGTTAAAAGATGACGATTTGGATAAAATCCAATTGTTATTCTCAGAAAGTCATGCAAGATACTTATTAACAGTTAAAGCTGACGCAGCTGATGATATTTTATCAAAAATAGATGTTGAGGCAAAAGTCATTGGTGAGGTAAAAGGAACTTCATTAAACGTTAACGGTCACGAATTCAGTTATGAAGACTTGAATGACGCATATCATGGTGTCATTGAAAAATACATGGCTTAA
- the glp gene encoding gephyrin-like molybdotransferase Glp, which produces MFLSKLDSVKNASKLIHDNQKLTDIEEISIYDAHKRVLAEDIMAFHDSPPFDKSAMDGFALIAEDTFGAGQSAPKEFKIIDAIGAGDFSTKTVKNGEAIVIATGAPIPEGANAVLMKEYTTEDGDDLTIYSQVTPGENVSPKSEDIKKGQKILDKNTFIRYQELGLIASAGYDKVKVYKKPKVKLIITGNELVEPTKEEIDDAKIINSNQFTIKAMIEDSGAVCDITHAGDSFDEVKQAILEASAEYDVLMTTGGTAISKGDVVLDVIDEIGEILFHGVAMRPGKPAGAGIVNGKMVFTFSGQPVAAMSQFDVFARKYLFEMQGRSFEFNVVLRESQLKIPSQLGRTDFIRAASDNEHAKHVLNRGSGIIRSMVEANSYIIIDENDEGYQKGDMVEVVFFDSLLW; this is translated from the coding sequence ATGTTCTTGTCTAAATTGGATTCAGTAAAAAATGCTTCAAAGCTAATACATGACAATCAGAAATTAACAGACATAGAAGAGATATCAATTTACGATGCTCACAAAAGAGTTCTTGCAGAAGACATAATGGCATTTCATGACTCACCTCCTTTTGATAAATCTGCAATGGATGGATTTGCATTAATTGCGGAAGACACATTTGGAGCGGGCCAGTCAGCTCCTAAAGAATTTAAGATTATAGATGCAATCGGCGCAGGTGATTTTTCAACAAAAACAGTTAAAAACGGTGAAGCTATTGTAATAGCAACTGGAGCACCGATTCCAGAAGGAGCAAATGCTGTTTTGATGAAGGAATACACTACCGAAGACGGGGATGATTTAACAATTTACTCTCAGGTCACTCCAGGTGAAAATGTCTCTCCAAAATCAGAGGATATCAAAAAAGGCCAGAAAATCCTTGATAAAAATACTTTTATCAGATATCAGGAACTGGGTTTGATTGCTTCAGCAGGTTATGATAAAGTTAAAGTTTACAAAAAACCTAAAGTCAAACTCATTATCACAGGAAATGAGCTTGTAGAGCCTACAAAAGAGGAAATTGATGATGCAAAAATCATCAACTCAAATCAGTTTACAATTAAGGCAATGATTGAAGATTCCGGTGCAGTATGTGATATTACACATGCAGGAGATTCTTTTGATGAGGTAAAACAGGCAATTCTTGAAGCATCAGCCGAATATGACGTTCTCATGACAACCGGCGGTACAGCAATCAGTAAAGGGGATGTCGTATTGGATGTTATAGATGAGATTGGTGAAATACTCTTCCATGGTGTTGCAATGAGGCCGGGAAAACCTGCAGGTGCCGGTATTGTCAACGGCAAAATGGTATTCACATTTTCAGGCCAGCCTGTTGCGGCAATGTCACAGTTTGACGTTTTTGCAAGAAAGTATCTCTTTGAAATGCAGGGAAGATCATTTGAATTCAATGTTGTTTTAAGGGAATCTCAGCTTAAGATTCCTTCACAGCTGGGAAGAACTGATTTCATACGTGCCGCTTCAGATAATGAACATGCAAAACATGTGCTTAACAGAGGTTCTGGCATAATCAGGTCAATGGTTGAGGCGAACAGCTATATCATCATAGACGAAAATGATGAAGGATATCAGAAGGGCGATATGGTTGAAGTAGTCTTCTTTGATTCACTACTTTGGTAG
- a CDS encoding site-2 protease family protein, protein MNGIYYYLIAFAVIWILAGIFHERLSNHGFEINFPVIMWKTQRLRGLISRISNFSPRFWRWFMNLGIVVAFGAMIFITWTLVSSLPSVFDTPAVSIVIPGVEMPGSSIYIPFVYGLIGLATVLVVHEFSHGVQAVGEKISIKSIGLLLFAIIPGAFVEPDEDELKEAKKTSRLRVYAAGSVANISSALIALLLVSLFSAGIPAFFAEDGIAIDRIVTDSPSDGILKEGMILDSVDNHKINSSEDYVDVVSSYKPGDNVTVHTDQGSYTLTLDKNPNNESRGFFGIQAIKHFEMINNSLGPVPWILFELIELFQWVAMLNLGIGLFNLLPLKPLDGGYMLEILLSYKLSEEQYKPLVNSLSVVMAMIIVFSLVAGFL, encoded by the coding sequence ATGAATGGTATTTATTATTATTTGATAGCTTTTGCTGTCATCTGGATATTGGCAGGAATATTTCATGAAAGATTATCCAATCACGGCTTTGAGATAAACTTCCCTGTGATAATGTGGAAGACTCAAAGGCTTAGGGGACTGATATCCAGAATTTCTAATTTTTCACCAAGATTCTGGAGATGGTTCATGAATCTTGGAATCGTTGTTGCATTCGGTGCTATGATATTTATTACATGGACGCTTGTAAGTTCACTGCCGTCAGTATTCGATACTCCTGCAGTTTCCATAGTCATTCCTGGTGTGGAAATGCCAGGCTCATCGATTTACATTCCATTTGTATATGGTCTTATAGGTCTGGCGACTGTACTGGTAGTTCATGAGTTTTCACATGGTGTACAGGCGGTCGGAGAAAAGATTTCAATCAAATCAATCGGTTTATTATTGTTTGCAATCATTCCTGGTGCATTTGTAGAGCCTGATGAGGATGAACTTAAAGAGGCAAAGAAAACTTCAAGGCTAAGGGTTTATGCGGCAGGTTCTGTTGCCAATATTTCTTCAGCGCTTATCGCATTGCTTTTGGTGTCACTTTTTTCAGCAGGAATTCCTGCATTTTTTGCAGAAGACGGAATAGCAATTGATAGAATAGTTACAGATTCACCTTCTGACGGTATTTTAAAGGAAGGAATGATTTTGGATTCTGTAGATAATCATAAAATAAACAGTTCTGAAGATTATGTTGATGTTGTAAGTTCATATAAGCCGGGAGATAACGTAACGGTTCACACTGATCAGGGCAGCTATACTTTAACACTGGATAAAAATCCTAACAATGAATCCAGAGGATTTTTTGGAATTCAGGCAATCAAGCATTTTGAGATGATAAATAACAGTTTAGGTCCTGTCCCTTGGATTTTATTTGAGCTGATAGAGCTATTCCAGTGGGTTGCAATGCTGAACCTTGGAATCGGGCTGTTTAATCTGCTTCCGTTAAAACCATTGGATGGAGGATACATGCTTGAGATACTGCTCAGCTATAAATTGTCTGAAGAGCAATATAAACCGTTGGTTAATTCTCTATCTGTTGTAATGGCAATGATAATTGTATTCAGTCTGGTTGCTGGTTTTTTATAG